The Desulfoplanes formicivorans genome window below encodes:
- a CDS encoding ABC transporter ATP-binding protein yields the protein MSLSCHSLNYYYGPHHALKNIDFEIKDACFCALLGRNGSGKTTLLHCMNGILKPSSGSLVLDGMDMTRATAREIARQVSMVPQERTEMFPFNVLDVVVMGRTPFLKMYQSPSDLDYAMAKKVLAMLGARKLAPRNFNRISGGERQLALMARALVQDPTTLLLDEPTNHLDFKNQYLLLERIKALCRERKTRVVTSMHDPNMATLFADWVVLLKYGRIVAQGPTQEIMTETNLSDLYETELRKINIGTDRPVFLPASVTA from the coding sequence ATGAGTCTTTCCTGCCATTCTCTCAATTATTATTACGGCCCCCACCATGCCTTGAAGAATATTGATTTCGAAATCAAAGACGCCTGCTTCTGCGCTCTGCTGGGACGAAACGGGTCAGGCAAGACCACGCTCTTGCACTGCATGAACGGCATTCTCAAACCCTCGTCAGGCAGCCTCGTGCTGGATGGGATGGACATGACCAGGGCCACGGCCAGGGAGATCGCCCGGCAGGTGAGCATGGTACCCCAAGAACGGACCGAAATGTTTCCCTTTAACGTCCTGGATGTGGTTGTCATGGGTCGGACCCCGTTTCTCAAGATGTACCAGTCCCCTTCAGATCTGGATTACGCCATGGCCAAGAAGGTCCTGGCCATGCTGGGCGCCCGGAAATTGGCCCCCAGAAATTTCAATCGCATTTCAGGTGGAGAACGCCAACTTGCCCTGATGGCCAGGGCTCTGGTGCAGGACCCCACAACCCTGCTTCTGGACGAACCCACCAATCACCTTGACTTTAAAAATCAGTACCTTCTCCTGGAGCGCATCAAAGCCCTGTGCCGGGAGCGGAAAACCCGGGTGGTCACATCCATGCACGATCCCAACATGGCCACCCTGTTTGCCGACTGGGTGGTACTTCTCAAATACGGCCGCATTGTTGCCCAGGGGCCGACCCAGGAAATCATGACTGAAACCAACCTGAGCGATCTCTATGAGACCGAACTCAGAAAAATCAATATAGGCACGGACCGACCCGTGTTCCTCCCTGCCAGCGTGACCGCATGA
- a CDS encoding nucleoside-triphosphatase — MKPTTIILTGAPQSGKSTLLARALDRLSDLKTTGFLAKGLWKNNLREGFDLVDLTTGKTTPLARRNPLAPPKTIPFTFFREGMEAGNKALDPAKCKHADLVCVDEVGKLEMQGRGWARLLGPLLQLEHPVHLWVVRQELVHPVSCIWSLQNPVIVDVHDPTALELLVTHIRTQP; from the coding sequence ATGAAACCCACAACCATCATCCTCACCGGCGCACCCCAATCGGGCAAATCAACCCTGCTGGCCCGGGCCCTGGACAGGCTTTCCGACCTGAAGACGACGGGCTTCCTGGCCAAAGGGTTGTGGAAAAACAATCTGCGTGAAGGATTCGACCTCGTGGACCTGACAACCGGCAAGACAACCCCTCTGGCCAGGCGTAATCCTCTGGCCCCCCCGAAGACCATTCCGTTCACCTTTTTCCGGGAAGGCATGGAGGCCGGAAACAAAGCCCTTGATCCTGCAAAGTGCAAACATGCCGACCTTGTGTGCGTGGACGAAGTAGGCAAGCTGGAAATGCAGGGCAGGGGATGGGCCCGACTCCTTGGCCCCCTGCTTCAACTGGAACACCCCGTCCATCTATGGGTGGTTCGACAGGAACTGGTGCACCCGGTATCGTGCATCTGGAGTCTTCAAAACCCGGTTATTGTGGACGTCCACGACCCGACGGCCCTGGAACTCCTTGTAACCCATATCAGGACACAACCATGA